From Candidatus Omnitrophota bacterium, the proteins below share one genomic window:
- the ribE gene encoding 6,7-dimethyl-8-ribityllumazine synthase, with protein MVKTVEGQLIAKGKKFAIVVSRFNDFISKRLLEGAIDTLLRHGAKEGEIEAVWVPGAFEIPVVANKIAKSKKFDAVICIGAVIKGSTPHFEYVAGEAAKGVAKVSLDTGIPVIFGVITAENLEQAIERAGTKDGNKGRDAAISAIEMVNLLENI; from the coding sequence ATGGTAAAGACAGTCGAAGGGCAGTTGATCGCGAAAGGAAAGAAGTTCGCGATAGTCGTTTCAAGGTTCAACGATTTTATCTCGAAGCGGCTCCTTGAGGGGGCTATCGATACGCTGTTGCGCCACGGCGCGAAAGAGGGCGAGATAGAAGCAGTGTGGGTGCCGGGCGCATTCGAGATACCGGTCGTGGCGAATAAGATCGCGAAGTCGAAGAAATTCGACGCAGTGATATGCATCGGCGCGGTGATAAAAGGTTCGACCCCGCACTTCGAGTATGTCGCCGGAGAGGCCGCGAAGGGCGTGGCGAAGGTATCGCTCGATACGGGTATCCCGGTAATATTCGGCGTCATAACGGCCGAGAACCTCGAACAGGCCATTGAGCGCGCCGGGACAAAGGACGGCAACAAGGGCCGCGATGCCGCGATATCGGCTATTGAGATGGTGAACCTCTTAGAGAACATCTAA
- the nusB gene encoding transcription antitermination factor NusB: MRKRTQAREYALQILYQIDVRKDPEDKILVDFWKNIETEPEVSDFAAKIVIGTIRNKKKIDEMITKYASNWKLSRMAVIDRNVLRMAAYELLFCEDIPPKVSINEAVDLAKKFGDTESGKFVNGILDKINKEEAAGGKNG; the protein is encoded by the coding sequence ATGAGAAAACGCACCCAGGCGCGTGAGTACGCGCTCCAGATATTGTACCAGATCGACGTCAGGAAAGACCCTGAGGACAAGATCCTGGTGGATTTCTGGAAGAACATAGAGACGGAGCCCGAGGTATCGGATTTCGCCGCTAAGATCGTGATCGGCACCATCAGGAACAAGAAGAAGATCGACGAGATGATCACGAAATATGCCAGCAACTGGAAACTCAGTCGTATGGCCGTCATCGACCGCAATGTCCTAAGGATGGCCGCGTATGAGCTGCTCTTTTGCGAAGACATACCGCCTAAGGTATCCATAAACGAGGCCGTCGACCTGGCCAAGAAATTCGGGGATACCGAATCCGGGAAATTCGTGAACGGCATCCTTGACAAGATAAACAAGGAAGAGGCGGCGGGTGGAAAGAACGGTTGA
- a CDS encoding PHP domain-containing protein → MERTVDLHVHTHISDGTFSPQEVVENAVKVGLSCIAITDHDCIDGIEPAVKAAKKTGLEIIPGVEMSAQEKGREVHLLGFYPDIKDKKFLGRLESIRKNRVDRVYRMVEKLKKYNVNLDPARVFELSGPGSVGRLHVAAVLEEGGYVSSIQEAFKRFIGDKGPCYVAHYDISAKDAIAELKRVGAVAVYAHPHLMGGDALIPKFVKYGLDGIEAYHSEHSKQVTKRYLELAKEYGLLVSGGSDCHGLNKGQMLMGTVKVPYSLVEEIKKCAAKTKST, encoded by the coding sequence GTGGAAAGAACGGTTGACCTCCACGTCCATACGCATATTTCCGATGGGACTTTCTCCCCGCAGGAGGTCGTCGAGAATGCCGTCAAGGTAGGGCTCTCGTGCATAGCGATAACCGACCACGATTGCATCGACGGAATCGAGCCGGCGGTAAAAGCCGCTAAAAAGACCGGGCTGGAAATCATTCCCGGCGTCGAAATGTCCGCACAGGAGAAAGGCCGCGAGGTCCATCTATTGGGGTTCTATCCGGACATAAAAGACAAGAAGTTCCTCGGGAGGCTGGAGTCCATCCGAAAGAACAGGGTAGACAGGGTATACCGGATGGTAGAAAAACTCAAAAAATATAATGTAAACTTGGATCCCGCCCGCGTATTTGAATTGAGCGGCCCGGGATCGGTCGGCAGGCTGCATGTGGCCGCCGTGCTTGAGGAAGGAGGCTATGTCTCCTCGATCCAGGAGGCGTTCAAGCGCTTCATAGGGGACAAGGGGCCTTGTTATGTCGCCCATTATGACATCAGCGCCAAGGACGCCATAGCTGAACTGAAGAGGGTAGGCGCGGTCGCTGTCTACGCGCATCCCCATTTGATGGGCGGCGACGCCCTTATCCCGAAATTCGTAAAATACGGGCTGGACGGGATAGAGGCCTACCATTCCGAGCATTCGAAACAGGTCACGAAAAGATATCTCGAACTCGCGAAGGAATATGGGCTCCTGGTCAGCGGCGGTTCGGATTGCCACGGGCTTAATAAAGGCCAGATGTTGATGGGCACGGTAAAGGTGCCGTACAGCCTGGTCGAAGAGATCAAAAAATGCGCAGCGAAGACGAAAAGTACATAA
- the ribD gene encoding bifunctional diaminohydroxyphosphoribosylaminopyrimidine deaminase/5-amino-6-(5-phosphoribosylamino)uracil reductase RibD, which translates to MRSEDEKYIKIALDLAKKAKGMTSPNPCVGAVIVKDGKVLGKGFHKFAGGPHAEICALRQAGKEAEGATMYVSLEPCSHFGRTPPCTDAIIRSGIKRVVAAIKDPNPVNNGRGLRILRSCGIKTGVGLLETEARELNEDFIKYITRKMPFVAVKVAQSLDGKIATRTGDSKWISDDKARDFVHKLRSEHDAVMVGAGTVLKDDPLLTARVKGKRVKQPLRIILAGKAKIPDKARIFNSKGGGVVIAATRKKDGRVDIKALLRELAKKQITSVLIEGGGETVASALEAGVVDKAYFFIAPKIIGGRKATTSVEGEGVEKVGKAIRLKRMSFRKIGDDLLIEGYVIN; encoded by the coding sequence ATGCGCAGCGAAGACGAAAAGTACATAAAGATAGCCCTGGACCTGGCTAAAAAAGCAAAGGGGATGACCAGCCCTAACCCATGCGTCGGCGCGGTCATCGTTAAAGACGGAAAAGTGCTCGGTAAAGGTTTCCATAAGTTTGCCGGCGGGCCGCACGCCGAGATATGCGCCCTGAGGCAGGCAGGAAAAGAGGCAGAAGGCGCGACCATGTACGTCTCGCTTGAGCCGTGCAGCCATTTCGGCAGGACGCCGCCGTGCACCGACGCGATCATCAGGTCCGGGATAAAGCGCGTCGTGGCTGCGATCAAGGATCCCAACCCGGTTAATAACGGAAGGGGTTTGCGGATATTAAGAAGTTGCGGCATAAAGACCGGAGTAGGATTATTAGAAACCGAGGCGAGGGAATTGAACGAAGATTTCATTAAATACATAACCAGGAAGATGCCTTTTGTCGCGGTCAAAGTCGCCCAGAGCCTTGACGGGAAGATAGCCACGCGCACCGGAGATTCAAAATGGATATCCGACGATAAGGCGCGGGATTTCGTGCATAAGCTGCGCAGCGAACATGACGCGGTGATGGTAGGCGCCGGGACAGTCTTGAAAGATGACCCTTTATTGACGGCTAGGGTAAAAGGCAAAAGAGTAAAACAGCCGTTGCGCATCATCCTTGCGGGAAAGGCCAAGATCCCGGATAAGGCGAGGATCTTCAATAGCAAAGGCGGGGGAGTTGTGATAGCGGCGACCCGAAAAAAAGACGGAAGGGTGGATATAAAAGCGCTGCTTAGGGAATTAGCAAAGAAACAGATAACCAGCGTCCTGATAGAAGGCGGCGGAGAGACGGTCGCCTCGGCGCTGGAAGCAGGGGTGGTGGATAAGGCATATTTCTTTATTGCGCCTAAGATAATCGGCGGGCGTAAGGCTACGACATCGGTCGAAGGCGAAGGCGTTGAAAAAGTTGGCAAGGCAATAAGGCTTAAAAGGATGTCTTTCCGCAAGATCGGCGATGATCTTCTTATAGAAGGGTACGTGATAAACTGA
- a CDS encoding riboflavin synthase — protein MFTGIIEELGNVERIDRSSEPAVFTVKADKILKGLKKGDSVSVNGACLTVIAAGKNDFSVEAIRETLKKTNLGELKEGGKVNLEGALLSGGRISGHFVTGHVDGTGTIKSKKEEKGEILLEIKASGDILDGIVLKGSVAIDGVSLTVAALDDSSFSVYIIPHTARATTLGSKKTGDKVNIETDMLGKYAAKYAGRGKPSNITEKFLKEKGFV, from the coding sequence ATGTTTACGGGAATAATAGAAGAACTGGGTAATGTTGAAAGGATCGACAGGTCAAGCGAGCCCGCGGTATTTACCGTCAAGGCTGACAAGATACTGAAAGGCCTGAAGAAGGGGGATTCCGTCTCAGTGAACGGCGCCTGCCTGACCGTTATTGCGGCCGGAAAAAACGATTTTTCCGTAGAGGCGATACGAGAGACACTGAAGAAGACGAACCTTGGGGAGTTGAAAGAAGGCGGGAAAGTGAACCTTGAAGGGGCGCTCTTAAGTGGCGGCAGGATAAGCGGCCACTTCGTGACAGGCCATGTAGACGGCACCGGCACGATAAAATCAAAAAAAGAAGAGAAGGGTGAGATATTACTGGAGATAAAAGCCTCCGGAGATATCCTCGACGGTATTGTATTGAAGGGTTCGGTAGCTATCGACGGGGTAAGCCTGACCGTCGCGGCGTTGGATGATTCGTCATTCTCCGTGTATATAATCCCGCATACGGCTCGGGCCACCACACTCGGCTCAAAGAAGACAGGGGATAAGGTAAACATCGAAACCGACATGCTTGGCAAATATGCGGCGAAATACGCCGGCCGCGGAAAACCCTCGAACATCACCGAGAAATTCCTCAAGGAAAAAGGATTCGTTTAA
- a CDS encoding thermonuclease family protein, producing the protein MLSRKGLLFALFFCLSSAFIGGYIKGDDGLKAVKIVDGDTIALENGEYVRYIGMDTPEKGRPYYKEAKNENRRLVEGKELRLEYDVGRKDRYGRTLAYVYAGDIFVNAELVRNGYAMVYTFPPNVKYYKAFLSLQEEARKQKRGLWGLSEQDMESIKSGHKHGQKHYE; encoded by the coding sequence ATGTTAAGTAGAAAAGGCCTGCTTTTTGCCCTGTTTTTTTGCCTATCATCAGCCTTTATCGGCGGTTATATAAAAGGGGATGACGGGCTCAAGGCTGTGAAGATAGTAGACGGCGATACCATAGCCCTCGAGAACGGCGAATATGTCCGTTATATCGGTATGGATACGCCGGAAAAAGGGCGGCCGTACTATAAAGAAGCGAAGAACGAGAACAGAAGGCTGGTAGAAGGCAAGGAACTCAGGCTGGAATACGACGTCGGCAGGAAGGACCGGTACGGCAGGACGCTTGCGTATGTTTACGCCGGCGATATCTTCGTGAACGCGGAACTGGTCAGGAACGGGTACGCGATGGTCTATACTTTCCCGCCGAACGTGAAATACTATAAGGCGTTCCTGTCGCTGCAGGAAGAGGCGAGGAAGCAGAAACGCGGCCTCTGGGGTTTAAGCGAACAGGATATGGAATCAATAAAATCCGGCCACAAGCACGGCCAGAAGCATTACGAGTAG
- a CDS encoding acylphosphatase, whose product MASKRIHVFYSGRVQGVGFRFATEVAARRLKLSGWASNLKDGRVEVVAEGEEAALKDFLAGITEEMSHYIVNADVSWEHPSGEFKSFGIKFSE is encoded by the coding sequence ATGGCATCCAAAAGAATCCATGTCTTTTATTCCGGCAGGGTCCAAGGGGTGGGGTTCAGGTTTGCCACCGAGGTTGCCGCGAGAAGATTGAAATTAAGCGGCTGGGCCAGTAACCTCAAGGACGGCAGGGTCGAAGTCGTCGCCGAAGGTGAAGAGGCGGCGCTTAAGGATTTCCTTGCCGGCATCACCGAAGAGATGTCGCATTATATCGTCAACGCGGATGTATCGTGGGAACATCCGTCCGGGGAGTTTAAAAGTTTTGGTATAAAATTTTCAGAATAA
- the ligA gene encoding NAD-dependent DNA ligase LigA — translation MSEVREQIERLREEIRRHDRLYYVENDPKISDQEYDILLKKLEKLEKEDPGSITPDSPTQRVAGEPVGGFAVVEHKARMLSMDNTYNHDELREFDERVKKNLSGERYEYVVELKIDGVSVALTYENGKFTRGAARGDGFKGDDITVNLKTIRSIPLVLEPQKGIKFPEFMEVRGEVYMKHKSFEKINKEKEKEGEELFANPRNAAAGSLKLLDPRIVAKRGLDIFIHSFGYAESAHFNSQYQLLEKLKAFGFRVNPDYKKCGDIGEALKFCDIWQEKRGELEYDIDGMVVKVDSFAQQKKLGETSKSPRWMIAYKYPAERVETKLLDIKVQVGRTGALTPVAVLKPVYVAGTTVTHASLHNQDEIERKDVRIGDTVIIEKAGEIIPQVVEVVKSRRTGKEKKFKIPKKCPACAAPTKREEGEVAFRCENVFCPAQLKENLIHFSSRGAMDIEGLGEAMVDQLVDKKLVKDYGDIYYLKFEKLRALERMGDKSARNLVDAIEKSKNNRLNRLIFALGIRHVGEHIADVLAKRFHSIDKLSQQALEDLTGVQEIGPVVAESIRDFFGNPVSKKVLERLAKAGVKMEEEAPAGLSSKLAGRSFVFTGELKDYSRTDAEQLVRDLGGTASSSVGKKTDFVVAGEGPGSKYEKAKKLGVKIINEKEFEKIIKP, via the coding sequence ATGAGCGAAGTCAGAGAACAGATAGAAAGACTTCGAGAAGAGATCCGCCGCCACGACCGCCTCTATTACGTCGAGAACGATCCCAAGATCTCCGACCAGGAATATGACATTCTCCTCAAGAAACTGGAGAAACTCGAGAAAGAGGACCCCGGATCGATAACCCCGGATTCCCCGACACAGCGCGTCGCCGGCGAGCCGGTAGGCGGTTTCGCGGTCGTCGAACACAAGGCCAGGATGCTCAGCATGGATAACACTTATAATCATGATGAGCTGCGCGAGTTCGATGAGCGGGTCAAGAAGAACCTCAGCGGGGAAAGATATGAGTATGTCGTTGAGTTGAAGATAGACGGGGTCTCTGTTGCCCTGACTTATGAGAACGGCAAGTTTACCCGCGGCGCGGCGCGCGGCGACGGTTTCAAGGGTGATGATATCACCGTTAACCTGAAGACGATCAGGTCCATCCCGTTGGTATTGGAACCGCAAAAGGGCATAAAATTCCCGGAATTCATGGAAGTCCGCGGCGAAGTATATATGAAGCATAAGAGCTTCGAAAAGATAAACAAAGAGAAAGAAAAGGAGGGAGAAGAGCTTTTCGCGAATCCCCGAAACGCGGCGGCCGGCTCGCTCAAGCTCCTTGACCCCAGGATAGTCGCGAAACGGGGGCTCGATATATTCATTCACAGCTTCGGATACGCGGAAAGCGCGCATTTCAATTCGCAGTACCAGCTATTGGAGAAGTTAAAGGCGTTCGGTTTCAGGGTCAACCCTGATTATAAAAAATGCGGCGATATCGGCGAGGCGCTTAAATTCTGCGATATCTGGCAGGAGAAGCGCGGGGAGCTGGAATATGATATCGACGGGATGGTCGTCAAGGTGGATTCTTTCGCCCAGCAAAAGAAGCTCGGAGAGACGAGCAAGTCGCCGAGATGGATGATCGCCTATAAATATCCCGCTGAGCGCGTGGAGACGAAATTGCTGGATATAAAGGTCCAGGTCGGCAGGACCGGCGCCCTTACCCCGGTGGCGGTGCTGAAACCCGTCTACGTCGCAGGCACTACCGTCACGCACGCCTCCCTGCATAACCAGGATGAGATAGAGCGGAAAGACGTGAGGATAGGCGACACTGTGATAATAGAGAAGGCAGGGGAGATAATACCCCAGGTCGTCGAGGTCGTGAAGTCGCGACGGACAGGTAAAGAGAAGAAATTTAAGATACCGAAGAAGTGCCCCGCCTGCGCAGCGCCGACGAAGCGCGAAGAAGGGGAAGTGGCTTTCCGCTGCGAGAACGTTTTTTGCCCCGCGCAGCTAAAAGAGAACCTTATTCATTTCTCTTCGCGGGGCGCGATGGACATAGAAGGGCTCGGCGAGGCGATGGTCGACCAGCTGGTCGACAAGAAACTGGTGAAGGATTACGGGGACATTTATTACCTCAAATTTGAGAAACTGCGCGCGCTTGAAAGGATGGGCGATAAATCGGCGCGGAACCTTGTGGACGCGATAGAAAAGAGCAAGAACAACCGTCTCAACCGGCTGATCTTCGCGCTCGGGATAAGGCACGTGGGCGAACATATAGCCGATGTCCTCGCAAAGAGGTTTCATTCGATAGATAAATTATCGCAGCAGGCCCTTGAGGACCTGACAGGGGTCCAGGAGATAGGCCCGGTGGTCGCTGAGTCTATCCGCGACTTTTTCGGAAACCCGGTTTCCAAGAAAGTCCTGGAGAGGCTGGCGAAAGCCGGCGTAAAGATGGAAGAAGAAGCGCCTGCCGGTTTATCTTCAAAGCTCGCGGGAAGATCGTTCGTCTTTACCGGCGAACTTAAGGATTATTCGAGGACCGACGCGGAACAACTTGTCCGGGACCTCGGAGGGACGGCTTCATCGAGCGTCGGCAAAAAAACGGATTTCGTCGTGGCCGGGGAAGGGCCGGGCTCAAAATACGAAAAGGCAAAGAAACTCGGAGTGAAGATAATCAATGAGAAAGAGTTCGAGAAAATAATAAAACCCTAA
- a CDS encoding MBL fold metallo-hydrolase, with protein MKYILKVLPVGPIAANCYIFGCAETKEAVIIDPGADDKDIKQQVAELGLSPKCVINTHGHADHIGANSKMGLPVFIHASDAQCLTNPMKNVSGMIGIPVCSPPASRLLEDGDTIEVGNLVLEVLHTPGHSQGSICLWCEDAVFTGDTLFAEGVGRTDLPGGSEAALMRSIKEKLFTLPDATKVYPGHGPATTIGYEKGHNPFFSG; from the coding sequence ATGAAATACATATTAAAGGTTTTACCGGTAGGGCCTATCGCGGCAAATTGTTATATATTCGGCTGCGCCGAGACGAAGGAGGCCGTGATAATAGACCCGGGCGCGGACGATAAGGATATAAAGCAGCAGGTGGCCGAATTGGGCCTGTCGCCGAAATGCGTCATAAACACGCACGGCCACGCGGACCATATCGGCGCTAACTCGAAAATGGGGCTGCCGGTATTCATACATGCCTCCGACGCGCAGTGCCTGACGAACCCGATGAAGAATGTCTCGGGGATGATCGGTATCCCGGTCTGTTCCCCGCCGGCGAGCAGGCTGCTCGAGGATGGCGATACTATAGAGGTAGGCAACCTGGTCCTGGAGGTCTTGCATACGCCCGGCCATTCGCAGGGCTCGATCTGCCTCTGGTGCGAAGACGCGGTCTTTACAGGCGACACGCTCTTCGCCGAAGGCGTCGGAAGGACCGATCTTCCGGGAGGGTCTGAAGCGGCGCTTATGAGATCGATAAAAGAAAAACTCTTCACTTTGCCGGACGCCACGAAGGTCTACCCGGGCCACGGTCCCGCGACTACCATAGGCTACGAGAAAGGACATAACCCTTTTTTCTCGGGTTGA
- the xerD gene encoding site-specific tyrosine recombinase XerD: protein MEDFIKEFMDYLSVERGLSKNTLESYSRDLNKYAGYLKKKGINNLDKVKRPDIQDFMMGLKNDKLNASSIARNLVAIKVFHRYLTSQRLLKEDVTSVIETPKLWKTLPDVLDEKEVEAILDSPNTRLKQGLRDRAALELMYATGMRVSELVNLKLTDIHIDMGFVKCLGKGQKERIIPVGSKAKEAIQKYLEKARPKFLKKDDSGAIFLTRLGKPMSRQTFWMVIKHYVKDARIKKRVTPHTLRHSFATHLLQNGADLRIVQELLGHVNISTTQIYTHINKERLKQIHQKFHPRP, encoded by the coding sequence ATGGAAGATTTTATCAAGGAATTCATGGATTACCTTTCGGTCGAGCGCGGCCTGAGCAAGAATACGCTCGAGTCGTACAGCCGCGACCTGAATAAATACGCCGGATACCTGAAGAAGAAGGGCATAAATAACCTGGATAAAGTAAAACGCCCGGATATCCAGGATTTTATGATGGGGCTGAAGAATGACAAGCTGAACGCGAGCTCGATAGCGCGCAACCTCGTCGCGATAAAAGTATTCCACCGTTACCTGACGAGCCAGCGACTCCTTAAAGAGGACGTCACCTCGGTCATCGAGACGCCGAAACTTTGGAAGACACTGCCGGATGTCCTGGACGAGAAAGAGGTCGAGGCGATACTCGATAGCCCGAACACGCGCCTTAAACAGGGGCTCCGCGATAGGGCTGCCCTCGAACTGATGTATGCGACCGGGATGCGCGTTTCCGAACTCGTTAACCTGAAACTGACGGACATCCATATTGATATGGGATTCGTAAAATGCCTCGGAAAAGGCCAGAAGGAGCGCATAATACCGGTGGGCAGCAAGGCCAAGGAGGCTATCCAGAAATACCTGGAGAAGGCGAGGCCGAAATTTTTAAAGAAAGACGACTCAGGGGCGATCTTCTTGACCCGCCTTGGCAAACCGATGTCGCGCCAGACATTTTGGATGGTCATAAAGCATTACGTCAAGGACGCCAGGATAAAGAAGAGGGTTACGCCGCATACGCTGAGGCATTCGTTCGCCACGCACCTTTTGCAGAACGGCGCCGACCTGAGGATAGTCCAGGAACTGCTCGGCCACGTGAATATCTCTACGACGCAGATTTATACTCACATTAACAAGGAACGGCTGAAACAGATCCACCAAAAGTTCCACCCGCGCCCGTAA
- a CDS encoding acyloxyacyl hydrolase has product MVKYLAICFVLMVLACGPAYAAEDNEAVKSDACLKEIGFFSGWGTADVGRGSDTETIRKYDNVYLSGRFGFNLKKCLNWKIPGMFLFMVEPFANPVIKPSSNYEAGCSFGLKYAYPLTSKFYPYIEGGTGGIYISERTREQGSHANFVDHAGAGLYYFVKDNIALNVGYRYRHISNLGIAKPNSGIDTNSVTAGVSLFY; this is encoded by the coding sequence ATGGTGAAGTATCTGGCGATCTGTTTTGTGTTAATGGTATTGGCATGCGGTCCGGCCTATGCGGCTGAAGATAATGAGGCGGTAAAGAGCGACGCCTGCCTTAAAGAGATAGGTTTCTTCTCAGGATGGGGCACGGCTGACGTCGGGCGCGGCTCCGATACCGAAACGATCAGGAAATACGATAATGTATATCTTTCGGGGCGTTTCGGGTTCAACCTCAAGAAATGCCTGAACTGGAAGATACCGGGCATGTTCCTGTTCATGGTCGAGCCTTTTGCCAACCCGGTGATAAAGCCTTCCTCTAATTATGAGGCCGGCTGCAGTTTCGGCCTTAAATATGCCTACCCGCTTACCTCTAAATTCTATCCTTACATCGAGGGCGGCACAGGCGGCATATATATATCCGAGAGGACGAGGGAACAGGGCTCCCATGCCAATTTCGTGGATCACGCGGGCGCAGGTCTTTATTATTTCGTCAAGGATAACATCGCCCTTAACGTCGGATACCGTTACAGGCATATATCTAACTTAGGCATAGCGAAGCCTAACAGCGGCATTGACACTAATTCGGTGACAGCGGGAGTCTCACTCTTCTATTGA